The Oreochromis niloticus isolate F11D_XX linkage group LG15, O_niloticus_UMD_NMBU, whole genome shotgun sequence genome includes a region encoding these proteins:
- the tmem200a gene encoding transmembrane protein 200A, translated as MTAAAGVLTGLAKLKRQDSARSQHRPVPPTSPGLGHAAPEAAPRKRKRRTDVVVVRGRLRLYSASGFFLLLGLIILAIGIGMATLGYWPHSKAMLAGGGTGVKTEKDAANASHNGQGTPSRETESALMRFLEQHLHSERMKMLGPFTMGIGIFIFICANAILHENRDRETKIIHMRDMYSTVIDIHRLRQKEQKQHQHRNSTCAREVGDFRAFGCDTAARLASNSLLAFSSRAGSIAGGGRGSTEEEEVLLGDEEYHRRREQAKMDCNFAGLLAPLYKDRPFCGPGVGLVHSDSMRHQWSVDGDGERGGHHARSIVSSSISAFTLPVIKLNNCVIDEPEMEAITEEDRGGERREGERSQPLTSMESLVVPVASVAKASKPPGLHRSNSASSSSRCSSLSSSSLSPAPSSTSGCWLSPGAAKSDFGSNSSLHMLNSHSKSLDLERRPSMLSVNPEQRKHPSWPRLDRSNSSRSNSGSRGSTKGYKRLEDREEQGDRLLEVSQSVAARRDYSKREKLLMISRSHNNLSFEHDEFNSSTLKRGSSETRF; from the exons ATGACTGCAGCGGCAGGTGTGCTAACAGGCTTGGCCAAGCTAAAGCGCCAGGACTCTGCTCGCTCTCAGCATCGGCCCGTACCACCGACATCGCCGGGCCTGGGACACGCCGCCCCCGAGGCCGCTCCTAG GAAGAGGAAGAGGCGCACCGATGTCGTAGTGGTGCGAGGTAGACTCCGTCTCTACTCAGCATCTGGGTTTTTCCTCCTCCTGGGACTAATCATCTTGGCCATAGGGATTGGCATGGCGACGCTAGGTTACTGGCCTCACAGTAAAGCCATGCTCGCTGGAGGAGGAACTGGAGTCAAGACAGAAAAGGATGCAGCCAATGCGAGCCACAATGGGCAAG GTACGCCTTCCAGGGAGACTGAGAGCGCTCTGATGCGATTCCTAGAACAGCATCTTCACTCTGAGAGGATGAAGATGCTTGGGCCCTTCACCATGGGCAttgggatttttattttcatctgtGCTAATGCAATACTTCACGAAAACAGAGACAGGGAAACCAAG ATCATCCATATGAGAGACATGTACTCCACAGTCATCGATATCCACCGCCTCAGGCAGAAAGAGCAAAAGCAACACCAACACCGGAACAGCACCTGTGCGAGAGAAGTCGGAGATTTTCGAGCCTTCGGCTGCGATACTGCCGCACGGTTAGCCAGCAACTCTCTCCTAGCCTTCTCCTCTCGTGCTGGAAGCATTGCCGGAGGAGGGAGAGGTTctacagaagaggaggaggtgttGTTAGGGGATGAGGAGTATCACAGACGTAGAGAACAGGCTAAGATGGATTGTAACTTTGCAGGGCTATTGGCACCCCTCTATAAGGATCGCCCATTTTGTGGCCCCGGGGTCGGGCTGGTTCATTCGGACTCCATGCGTCACCAGTGGTCAGTGGATGGAGATGGAGAGAGGGGAGGACACCATGCACGCTCTATTGTCTCCTCCTCTATCTCTGCATTTACGCTCCCTGTTATAAAACTCAACAACTGTGTTATTGATGAGCCGGAGATGGAGGCAATAActgaagaggacagaggaggagagagaagagaaggagagaggtcGCAGCCTCTGACCTCCATGGAGTCTCTGGTGGTTCCCGTGGCATCTGTTGCCAAGGCCTCCAAACCACCGGGCCTACACAGGAGTAACtctgcctcctcctcatccCGCTGCTCCTCCTTATCCTCGTCCTCCCTCTCCCCTGCTCCCTCCTCTACCTCAGGCTGCTGGCTTTCCCCGGGAGCAGCAAAGAGTGACTTTGGCTCCAACTCCTCTCTGCATATGCTCAACAGCCATTCCAAATCTCTGGACTTGGAGCGCAGGCCGAGCATGCTTAGCGTGAACCCGGAGCAGCGGAAACACCCCAGCTGGCCCCGACTCGACCGCAGCAACAGCAGCCGTAGTAACAGCGGCAGTCGGGGCAGCACCAAAGGCTACAAGCGGCTGGAGGACAGAGAAGAACAAGGAGATCGGCTCTTGGAGGTGTCACAGTCTGTGGCAGCGAGGCGCGACTACAGTAAGCGCGAGAAGCTGCTAATGATATCCAGGTCGCATAATAACCTGAGCTTTGAGCATGATGAGTTTAATAGCAGCACACTGAAGAGAGGCAGCTCTGAGACTCGCTTCTGA